A genomic segment from Halorubrum depositum encodes:
- a CDS encoding polymer-forming cytoskeletal protein, which yields MSLRGDGPIEELAVPSETTVEEHDLVVDGDVLVGGQSTVEFGLRGRNVAIGERVRVGNDIEAEGDCRLDTWCTVDGNVLVGEDAYLGERVTVTGRLMVSGDLDIGDDVSIEEGFEANGWIVIRNPVPTIVFYFIVLSQLLRVGETDAADELAEALADGDDVRDPLLVPRGAEISDDAWRVSTPATVGDDCRIHGNLRAESVRVGERNEVFGSLRAREGVTVGAETVIHGDVTTRGGTVTIEAGARVLGDVSAGDLVVHDGAEIDGSLRARGEMKLIQETESETDADDGEDSDELDADEPTESANDEADAEGEDADDETDTEDADAEADAESDVESETAETQVDPDAEAT from the coding sequence GTGTCGCTGCGAGGAGACGGTCCGATAGAGGAGCTCGCGGTCCCGTCCGAGACGACCGTCGAGGAGCACGACCTCGTCGTCGACGGCGACGTGCTCGTCGGCGGCCAGTCGACGGTGGAGTTCGGCCTCCGCGGGCGCAACGTCGCGATCGGCGAGCGGGTGCGCGTCGGCAACGACATCGAGGCCGAGGGCGACTGCCGGCTCGACACGTGGTGTACCGTCGACGGCAACGTGCTCGTCGGTGAGGACGCGTACCTCGGCGAGCGCGTGACGGTCACCGGCCGGCTGATGGTCTCCGGGGACCTCGACATCGGCGACGACGTGTCGATCGAGGAGGGGTTCGAGGCGAACGGCTGGATCGTCATCCGCAACCCCGTCCCCACCATCGTCTTCTACTTCATCGTCCTCTCACAGCTCCTGCGGGTCGGCGAGACCGACGCGGCCGACGAGCTCGCCGAGGCGCTCGCCGACGGCGACGACGTGCGCGACCCCCTGCTGGTCCCGCGCGGCGCCGAGATCTCCGACGACGCGTGGCGCGTCTCGACGCCGGCGACGGTCGGCGACGACTGCCGCATTCACGGGAACCTCCGCGCCGAATCCGTCCGCGTCGGCGAGCGCAACGAGGTGTTCGGCTCCCTCCGCGCCCGCGAGGGCGTCACCGTCGGCGCCGAGACGGTCATCCACGGCGACGTCACCACCCGCGGCGGGACGGTCACCATCGAGGCCGGCGCGCGGGTGCTCGGCGACGTCTCCGCCGGCGACCTCGTGGTCCACGACGGCGCCGAGATCGACGGCTCCCTCCGGGCCCGCGGCGAGATGAAGCTGATCCAGGAGACGGAGAGCGAGACGGACGCCGACGACGGGGAGGACTCCGACGAGCTGGACGCCGACGAACCGACGGAGTCGGCCAACGACGAGGCGGACGCAGAGGGCGAGGACGCCGACGACGAAACGGACACAGAGGACGCCGACGCCGAGGCGGACGCCGAAAGCGACGTGGAGTCGGAGACGGCAGAGACCCAGGTCGACCCCGACGCCGAAGCGACGTAG
- a CDS encoding DUF5786 family protein has product MGFGSYDESEQKDQDVDTDDDGAVNVHEHDHDGEVSIEGGASTDDLVGRLSEMKDDDGDEE; this is encoded by the coding sequence ATGGGATTCGGATCGTACGACGAGAGCGAGCAGAAGGACCAGGACGTAGACACCGACGACGACGGCGCCGTCAACGTCCACGAGCACGACCACGACGGCGAGGTGTCCATCGAGGGCGGCGCGTCCACCGACGACCTGGTCGGCCGCCTCTCGGAGATGAAAGACGACGACGGCGACGAGGAGTAA
- a CDS encoding radical SAM protein — translation MFDDLDVDRRPLVLIWEVTQACGLACRHCRADAKPERHPDELTTAEGKRLLDDAAEFGEGQLIVLSGGDPLAREDLLELVSYGDDLGHRMTITPSGTQSLTPDRVEALADAGIRRMALSLDGATRESHDRFRGEESFADTLTAARAARDAGLPLQVNTTVCADTVEDLPAIRDRVRDLGAVLWSVFFLVPVGRGRILDPISPERAERVMEWLRDVAEAERFGVKTTEAPFYRRVGLQRDGDDAGVSRRGGITAGRGFAFVSHTGETYPSGFLPKSAGNVRDRSVVDIYRNSELFESLRDPDEFAGKCGACEFRQVCGGSRSRAFAATGDPTGSDPLCPYVPEGYDGELPATLTDDGAGVRDAAD, via the coding sequence ATGTTCGACGACCTCGACGTAGACCGGCGTCCCCTCGTCCTGATCTGGGAGGTGACGCAGGCGTGCGGGCTCGCCTGCCGTCACTGCCGGGCCGACGCGAAGCCGGAGCGTCACCCCGACGAGCTGACGACCGCCGAGGGGAAGCGGCTCCTCGACGACGCCGCGGAGTTCGGCGAGGGGCAACTGATCGTCCTCTCGGGAGGCGACCCGCTCGCCCGGGAGGACCTCCTTGAACTGGTGTCGTACGGCGACGACCTCGGCCACCGCATGACGATCACGCCGAGCGGGACGCAATCGCTGACGCCCGACCGCGTCGAGGCGCTCGCGGACGCGGGGATTCGGCGGATGGCGCTCAGCCTCGACGGGGCGACCCGCGAGAGCCACGACCGGTTCCGCGGCGAGGAGAGCTTCGCGGACACGCTGACCGCGGCGCGAGCGGCCCGCGACGCCGGGCTCCCGCTGCAGGTCAACACCACCGTCTGCGCCGATACCGTCGAAGATCTCCCGGCGATCCGCGACCGGGTGCGCGATCTCGGCGCGGTGCTCTGGAGCGTCTTCTTCCTCGTGCCCGTCGGTCGCGGGCGGATTCTAGACCCCATATCCCCTGAGCGCGCCGAGAGGGTGATGGAGTGGCTCCGCGACGTCGCCGAGGCGGAGCGGTTCGGCGTCAAGACCACCGAGGCGCCGTTCTACCGTCGGGTCGGACTCCAGCGCGACGGCGACGACGCCGGGGTCAGCCGTCGCGGCGGCATCACGGCCGGGAGAGGGTTCGCCTTCGTCAGCCACACCGGGGAGACGTACCCGTCGGGGTTCCTCCCGAAGTCCGCGGGCAACGTCCGGGACCGGTCCGTGGTCGACATCTATCGGAACTCGGAGCTGTTCGAGTCGCTTCGGGATCCGGACGAGTTCGCGGGTAAATGCGGCGCCTGCGAGTTCCGACAGGTCTGCGGGGGGAGCCGCTCCCGGGCGTTCGCGGCGACCGGGGACCCGACGGGGAGCGATCCGCTCTGTCCGTACGTGCCGGAGGGGTACGACGGCGAGCTGCCGGCGACGCTGACGGACGACGGAGCGGGCGTTCGCGACGCGGCGGACTGA
- a CDS encoding tyrosine-type recombinase/integrase yields the protein MSSARAPEEVSDPVGYFIEDLTYHGKTERTRESYERVLRRFEAFLGPETAPASAMHRDCMSFVHSLRGDVADSTVATYAAYLHRFYGYMTEVGVFEGNPMTLVMEEMDETVDKDPARRDIPIPAMREFVAGIRHPLHRALVVTLLKTGMRVGECCNLDLRDLAVDDAEIRETYDLGTRHVLADRPNSLYVTPDATVGEELNGEVRTASNKRKRGTVIPVDDELAQTLKRWLAIRPDSPSPAEPLFVGTAEGWGERLDPQAVRHVVERYARDAGWYRTGGGAAENVTPHYFRHFFTTHLRDRTGDRGVVKYLRGDVADDVIDTYTHNWGDQVRETYEANVYRLLR from the coding sequence ATGAGTAGCGCTCGCGCGCCGGAGGAGGTCTCTGACCCGGTGGGGTACTTCATCGAAGACCTCACCTACCACGGGAAGACGGAACGCACTCGGGAGTCGTACGAGCGCGTCCTGCGGCGGTTTGAGGCGTTTCTCGGCCCGGAGACGGCGCCCGCGTCGGCGATGCACCGCGACTGCATGTCGTTCGTCCACTCGCTGCGCGGCGACGTGGCGGACAGCACGGTGGCGACGTACGCCGCCTACCTGCACCGATTTTACGGATATATGACCGAGGTCGGCGTCTTCGAGGGGAACCCGATGACGCTCGTGATGGAGGAGATGGACGAAACGGTCGACAAGGACCCCGCTCGTCGCGACATCCCGATTCCGGCGATGCGCGAGTTCGTCGCCGGGATCCGCCATCCGCTCCATCGGGCCCTCGTCGTGACGCTGCTCAAGACCGGAATGCGGGTCGGAGAGTGCTGTAACCTCGATCTCCGCGATCTCGCCGTCGACGACGCCGAGATTCGGGAGACGTACGACCTCGGAACGCGTCACGTCCTCGCGGATCGCCCGAATTCGCTGTACGTGACGCCCGACGCGACCGTCGGAGAGGAGCTGAACGGCGAGGTTCGGACGGCCTCGAACAAGCGGAAGCGCGGGACGGTGATCCCCGTCGACGACGAGCTGGCACAGACGCTGAAGCGGTGGTTGGCGATCCGGCCCGACAGCCCCTCGCCGGCGGAGCCCCTGTTCGTCGGCACGGCGGAGGGGTGGGGCGAGCGGCTTGACCCGCAGGCGGTGCGACACGTCGTCGAGCGATACGCCCGGGATGCGGGCTGGTACCGGACGGGCGGCGGCGCCGCCGAGAACGTCACGCCGCACTACTTCCGGCACTTCTTCACGACGCATCTGCGCGACAGGACCGGTGACCGCGGCGTGGTCAAATACCTGCGGGGCGACGTCGCCGACGACGTGATCGACACCTACACGCACAACTGGGGGGATCAGGTCCGGGAGACGTACGAGGCGAACGTCTACCGGTTGTTGAGGTAG
- a CDS encoding small ribosomal subunit Rsm22 family protein produces MIDREAVRNNANYLRNVRPIDPEEIAEYIEGVPHPAVVRETLREEAFDLRLRERDDGSFEPVPEGPIPDPGWAPTAFPESYAFALEDLLVAEFGANWHRGESGAELREAVRRLKTDYLYENDVEYDRVAALGYAIYHLPAYYATIGYVLDDLVENELLDRTPRVLDVGAGVGGPALGLHDYLPDDAVVDYHAVEPSAAADVLDRLLDETGRNFRATIHETTAESFLGVDGGSSVDAGGSSVDAGGSDATDDPFDLIVFGNVLSELADPVPVVEAALDRLADDGSVAAFAPADRNTAMGLREIERAVVTPSSGVETYSPTLRLWPDATPSDGGWSFDVADDLDVPPFQRRLDEAAERGASDEPGEFVNVDVQFAYAILRPDGKRRVGVRASDGRCARMADSEDHVTDRVNLLAVKLSHDLSAGDNALYRVGDGSQAVDHYLVCTRETVLNEDLRRADYGAVVFVENGLVLWNDDEGAYNVVVDDETVVDLVAP; encoded by the coding sequence ATGATAGACAGAGAGGCGGTCCGGAACAACGCCAACTACCTGCGCAACGTCAGACCGATCGACCCCGAGGAGATCGCGGAGTACATCGAGGGGGTGCCCCACCCGGCGGTCGTCCGCGAGACGCTCCGCGAGGAGGCGTTCGACCTCCGGCTGCGCGAGCGCGACGACGGGAGCTTCGAGCCGGTCCCCGAGGGGCCGATCCCAGATCCCGGCTGGGCGCCGACGGCGTTCCCGGAGTCCTACGCGTTCGCCCTCGAAGACCTCCTCGTCGCCGAGTTCGGTGCGAACTGGCACCGCGGCGAGTCGGGAGCGGAGCTCCGCGAGGCGGTCCGGCGGCTGAAGACCGACTACCTCTACGAGAACGACGTCGAGTACGACCGCGTCGCGGCGCTCGGGTACGCGATCTACCACCTCCCCGCCTACTACGCAACGATCGGGTACGTCCTCGACGACCTCGTCGAGAACGAACTACTCGACCGGACGCCCCGCGTCCTCGACGTGGGCGCTGGCGTGGGCGGCCCCGCGCTCGGCCTCCACGACTACCTCCCCGACGACGCCGTCGTCGACTACCACGCCGTCGAGCCGAGCGCCGCGGCCGACGTGCTCGACCGACTGCTCGACGAGACCGGTCGCAACTTCCGCGCGACGATCCACGAGACGACGGCGGAGTCGTTCCTCGGGGTCGACGGCGGGTCCTCGGTGGACGCCGGCGGGTCCTCGGTGGACGCCGGCGGCTCCGACGCCACCGACGACCCCTTCGACCTGATCGTCTTCGGGAACGTCCTCTCGGAGCTCGCGGACCCGGTCCCGGTCGTCGAGGCCGCGCTCGACCGCCTCGCCGACGACGGGAGCGTCGCCGCCTTCGCGCCCGCCGACCGCAACACCGCGATGGGGCTCCGCGAGATCGAGCGCGCGGTCGTCACGCCGTCGAGCGGCGTCGAGACGTACTCGCCCACGCTCCGGCTCTGGCCGGACGCCACGCCGTCGGACGGCGGCTGGTCGTTCGACGTCGCCGACGACCTCGACGTGCCCCCCTTCCAGCGGCGGCTCGACGAGGCGGCCGAGCGCGGCGCGAGCGACGAGCCGGGCGAGTTCGTCAACGTCGACGTCCAGTTCGCGTACGCGATCCTCCGTCCCGACGGGAAGCGCCGCGTCGGCGTCCGGGCGAGCGACGGCCGCTGCGCGCGCATGGCGGACTCCGAGGACCACGTCACCGACCGCGTGAACCTGCTCGCGGTGAAGCTCAGCCACGACCTCAGCGCGGGCGACAACGCGCTCTACCGCGTCGGCGACGGCTCGCAGGCGGTCGACCACTACCTCGTCTGCACGCGCGAGACCGTGCTCAACGAGGACCTCCGGCGGGCCGACTACGGCGCGGTCGTGTTCGTCGAGAACGGCCTCGTGCTCTGGAACGACGACGAGGGCGCGTACAACGTCGTCGTCGACGACGAGACGGTCGTCGACCTGGTCGCGCCCTGA
- a CDS encoding LEA type 2 family protein has protein sequence MKLGDALGALTGSKLRTALVGLVVLGGAVGGAFAVGILGVPGVAAVDNTFGNVTNETTEVKTDLVVSNPNPVGIGLDGVSVNYTVSMNDVEMAQGGRKGVTVESGNSTIPLETDLRNDAIPPWWVTHVRNGERTDVGIDASVTSDLLGRTVEFSRSREITTDLLGAFNSNETRPVNADSPLTDDPILYVNETRGEWGSVSEAETPIDMAFTVYNPNLEPYAITEIGYDVTMNDVEMATGRTEEGYVIPSRSSETIEFTTALRNPRLDEWWVTHLDEEVRGHQVSQLRIEFYAVIELPSGEEVTVPLDELTYEETIETDIFDEGDDVRDAGDADGSGADGDGSGTSDDTTDGGNETDDGSSTDDDTTDDGDSTGGNTSDDDGTDDNTTDGGSDGGDDGVLPL, from the coding sequence ATGAAGCTCGGAGACGCGCTCGGAGCGCTCACGGGGTCGAAGCTCAGGACCGCTCTCGTCGGGCTCGTTGTCCTCGGGGGCGCGGTCGGCGGCGCGTTCGCCGTCGGGATCCTCGGCGTCCCGGGCGTCGCGGCGGTCGACAACACCTTCGGCAACGTGACGAACGAGACGACCGAAGTGAAGACGGATCTGGTCGTCTCGAACCCGAACCCGGTCGGCATCGGGCTCGACGGCGTCTCCGTGAACTACACCGTCTCGATGAACGACGTCGAGATGGCGCAGGGCGGCCGCAAGGGGGTGACCGTCGAGTCCGGCAACTCCACGATACCCCTCGAAACGGACCTGCGGAACGACGCGATCCCGCCGTGGTGGGTCACTCACGTCCGCAACGGCGAGCGGACCGACGTCGGTATCGACGCCAGCGTCACCTCGGACCTGCTCGGCCGGACCGTGGAGTTCAGCCGGAGCCGCGAGATCACGACCGACCTGCTCGGCGCCTTCAACTCGAACGAGACCCGACCGGTGAACGCCGACAGCCCGCTGACCGACGACCCGATCCTCTACGTCAACGAGACGCGGGGCGAGTGGGGAAGCGTCAGCGAGGCCGAGACGCCGATAGACATGGCGTTCACCGTCTACAACCCGAACCTCGAACCGTACGCGATCACGGAGATCGGCTACGACGTCACGATGAACGACGTCGAGATGGCCACGGGACGGACCGAGGAGGGGTACGTGATCCCCTCGCGGAGCTCCGAGACGATCGAGTTCACGACCGCGCTCCGGAACCCCCGCCTCGACGAGTGGTGGGTCACGCACCTCGACGAGGAGGTCCGCGGTCATCAGGTGAGCCAGCTCCGGATCGAGTTCTACGCCGTGATCGAGCTCCCGAGCGGCGAGGAGGTCACCGTTCCGCTCGACGAGCTGACCTACGAGGAGACGATCGAGACCGACATCTTCGACGAGGGCGACGACGTGCGCGACGCGGGCGACGCCGACGGGAGCGGTGCCGACGGCGACGGTTCCGGCACGAGCGACGACACCACGGACGGCGGGAACGAGACCGACGACGGGAGCAGTACCGACGACGACACCACTGATGACGGAGACTCCACCGGCGGTAACACCAGCGACGACGACGGTACCGACGACAACACCACCGACGGCGGATCGGACGGCGGTGACGACGGCGTTCTGCCGCTGTAG
- a CDS encoding MFS transporter has translation MSDEDRGERRLLGAVVLAVLISQVLLYPGVPSLVVALGAPAGIDAGMWFLVAEFGAFVSFAVVWGALSDALGKRVPLIVAGALGGAASYVALAAVPEIGLGFRAALAVRVVGGALTIGAFSLAITSLMDLRGGNGRNMGAAGTAIGLGAAVGAVVGGALADLDPFYPVYAGAAVLAGAGLLAATVDDRAVGRGNATGSAEAGDEAGFRDVLAQARTTRGLLVPLAFGFVDRLTAGFFALVGVYYFQDPATFDLSAAGAGATLALFFVPFALLQSPFGSLSDRVGRFLPVVVGSVAYGVVTIGVGVAPTYPLAAALMVLVGVCGALMAPATMALVTDLVEPEARGAAMGLFNVFGSLGFLAGFLVGGGATGAFGYAPAFLAVGGLELAIALALFPAVRALAPGEGLLGLRGGADQSASE, from the coding sequence GGTGTTGATATCGCAGGTCCTACTCTACCCGGGGGTCCCGAGCCTCGTGGTCGCGCTCGGCGCGCCCGCCGGCATCGACGCCGGGATGTGGTTCCTCGTCGCGGAGTTCGGCGCGTTCGTCTCCTTCGCCGTCGTCTGGGGCGCCCTCAGCGACGCGCTCGGAAAGCGGGTCCCGCTGATCGTCGCCGGCGCGCTCGGCGGGGCCGCCTCGTACGTCGCGCTCGCGGCGGTGCCCGAGATCGGCCTCGGCTTCCGGGCGGCGCTCGCCGTCCGCGTCGTCGGCGGGGCGCTCACTATCGGCGCGTTCTCGCTCGCGATCACGTCGCTGATGGACCTCCGCGGCGGCAACGGACGCAACATGGGCGCCGCCGGCACGGCGATCGGGCTGGGCGCGGCGGTCGGCGCCGTGGTCGGCGGCGCGCTCGCCGACCTCGACCCCTTCTACCCCGTGTACGCCGGGGCGGCGGTGCTCGCCGGCGCGGGCCTGCTCGCGGCCACCGTCGACGACCGAGCGGTGGGACGCGGGAACGCGACGGGGTCGGCGGAGGCCGGCGACGAGGCCGGCTTCCGCGACGTGCTCGCGCAGGCGCGGACGACGCGCGGGCTCCTCGTCCCGCTGGCGTTCGGGTTCGTCGACCGGCTCACGGCCGGTTTCTTCGCGCTGGTCGGCGTCTACTACTTCCAGGACCCCGCCACCTTCGATCTCTCGGCCGCCGGCGCGGGGGCGACGCTCGCGCTCTTCTTCGTCCCGTTCGCGCTGCTCCAGTCCCCGTTCGGGTCGCTGTCGGACCGGGTGGGCAGGTTCCTCCCCGTCGTGGTTGGCTCGGTGGCGTACGGAGTCGTCACGATCGGGGTCGGCGTCGCGCCGACGTATCCCCTCGCGGCCGCGCTGATGGTCCTCGTCGGGGTCTGCGGCGCGCTGATGGCGCCGGCGACGATGGCGCTCGTCACCGACCTCGTCGAGCCCGAGGCCCGCGGCGCGGCGATGGGGCTGTTCAACGTGTTCGGCTCGCTCGGCTTCCTCGCCGGCTTCCTCGTCGGCGGCGGCGCCACGGGCGCGTTCGGCTACGCGCCGGCGTTCCTCGCGGTCGGCGGGCTGGAGCTCGCCATCGCGCTGGCGCTGTTCCCGGCCGTTCGGGCGCTCGCGCCGGGGGAGGGGCTTCTCGGGCTCCGGGGCGGCGCCGATCAGTCGGCCTCGGAGTAG
- a CDS encoding DUF5800 family protein — MSTDLTFTDDGVDVVYEGTEFELEKDLIEEATGKGFRDVTDHEVLQIVAEEPELDGEPVRIGDVL, encoded by the coding sequence ATGAGCACCGACCTGACCTTCACCGACGACGGCGTCGACGTCGTCTACGAGGGGACCGAGTTCGAGCTGGAGAAGGACCTGATCGAGGAGGCGACCGGTAAGGGGTTCCGCGACGTCACCGACCACGAGGTGTTACAGATCGTCGCCGAGGAGCCCGAGTTGGACGGCGAGCCCGTGCGGATCGGCGACGTCCTGTAG
- a CDS encoding DUF7839 domain-containing protein, translated as MADADGGGSPDVLENKRSATRYQVLVEIAARQPAVSQGEIADTIGVTSQAVSDYVRDLVEAGYVDKGGRGRYEVTKEGVDWLISRTDDLETYLERVNSDVLGSVEVDAAIALDDVAEGSEVGLVMRDGVLHANPAGGTATAVTVTSAERGAAVGVADFEGVVDYDTGTVSVLPVPTVTDETPPDPDVISTHVPDDGLLAVAGTEAYALVSRSTATPDIRFGTAEAVAEAGMLGLDVLLVAVTDEIPRHTSKLRDRNVPHRVLDSDDR; from the coding sequence ATGGCCGACGCCGACGGCGGGGGCTCGCCGGACGTCCTCGAGAACAAGCGGAGCGCGACGCGGTATCAGGTCCTCGTGGAGATCGCGGCCCGCCAGCCGGCGGTGAGTCAGGGGGAGATAGCCGACACGATCGGCGTGACCTCGCAGGCGGTCAGCGACTACGTCCGCGACCTCGTCGAGGCCGGATACGTCGACAAGGGCGGCCGCGGCCGGTACGAGGTGACGAAGGAGGGGGTCGACTGGCTCATCTCCCGCACCGACGACCTGGAGACGTACCTCGAACGGGTGAACTCCGACGTCCTCGGCAGCGTCGAGGTCGACGCCGCCATCGCGCTCGACGACGTGGCAGAGGGGAGCGAGGTCGGGCTGGTGATGCGCGACGGCGTCCTCCACGCCAACCCCGCGGGCGGCACCGCGACCGCGGTCACCGTCACGAGTGCGGAGCGAGGCGCGGCGGTCGGCGTCGCCGACTTCGAGGGGGTCGTCGACTACGACACCGGAACCGTCTCCGTGCTTCCCGTTCCCACCGTCACCGACGAGACCCCGCCCGACCCGGACGTGATCTCGACGCACGTCCCGGATGACGGATTGCTCGCGGTCGCCGGCACCGAGGCGTACGCGCTCGTCTCCCGGAGCACGGCGACCCCGGACATCCGGTTCGGGACCGCCGAGGCCGTCGCGGAGGCGGGGATGCTCGGCCTCGACGTCCTGTTAGTCGCGGTGACCGACGAGATCCCGCGTCACACGTCCAAGCTCCGGGATAGGAACGTCCCGCATCGAGTCCTCGACTCCGACGACCGTTAG
- a CDS encoding prephenate dehydrogenase, which translates to MDLLVVGAGEIGRWIADTVSADESPVDPTVAFADRDPDVARDAAASREATTVPADGDTAHDAVCLAVPMSAVPAAVEAYAPRAERAILDVSGEMTDAIAAMREHASDLERASFHPLFAPPRVPGNVACVVDEGGPVVEGIAAAIEAGGNEVFETTAAEHDRAMETVQAGAHAAVLAWRLAGDDVREEFHTPVSAALDDVADTVTEGAPEVYAEIQRAFEGADDVADAAREIADADSDEFADLYEAARGDREGRERHE; encoded by the coding sequence ATGGACCTACTCGTCGTGGGCGCGGGCGAGATCGGCCGGTGGATCGCCGACACGGTGTCGGCCGACGAGTCGCCGGTGGACCCGACGGTCGCGTTCGCCGACCGTGACCCGGACGTGGCCCGCGACGCCGCCGCGTCGCGCGAGGCGACGACGGTCCCGGCCGACGGCGACACCGCCCACGACGCGGTGTGTCTCGCGGTGCCGATGTCGGCGGTCCCGGCCGCGGTCGAGGCGTACGCGCCCCGCGCGGAGCGGGCGATCCTCGACGTCTCCGGCGAGATGACCGACGCGATCGCGGCGATGCGCGAGCACGCGTCGGACCTGGAACGCGCGAGCTTCCACCCCCTGTTCGCGCCGCCGCGCGTCCCGGGCAACGTCGCCTGCGTGGTCGACGAGGGCGGCCCGGTCGTCGAGGGGATCGCGGCCGCGATCGAGGCCGGCGGCAACGAGGTGTTCGAGACGACGGCCGCGGAGCACGACCGGGCGATGGAGACGGTGCAGGCCGGCGCGCACGCGGCCGTCCTCGCGTGGCGGCTCGCGGGCGACGACGTGCGCGAGGAGTTCCACACGCCCGTGTCGGCCGCGCTCGACGACGTCGCCGACACCGTCACCGAGGGCGCGCCCGAGGTGTACGCCGAGATCCAGCGCGCTTTCGAGGGCGCCGACGACGTGGCCGACGCGGCCCGCGAGATCGCCGACGCCGACTCGGACGAGTTCGCCGACCTGTACGAGGCGGCCCGCGGCGACCGCGAGGGCCGGGAGCGACACGAGTGA
- a CDS encoding SOS response-associated peptidase → MCGRYTLFTPAADLEARFGADFGGVEPSYNCAPGQELPVIADEDPTAATRMEWGLTPSWADESFGLINARAETVREKRSFADAFERRRCLVPADGFYEWVDGGGPDGPGDHGGSGDPGKTPYRVAFEDDRPFAMAGLYERWEPPEPETTQTGLGAFGGGSDDGGEGDESDGPVETFTIVTTEPNDLVADLHHRMAVILDPGEEETWLRGDADEAAALLDPYPADELTAYPVSTRVNSPGVDAPELIDPVADK, encoded by the coding sequence ATGTGCGGCCGCTATACGCTTTTCACACCCGCCGCCGACCTCGAGGCGCGGTTCGGCGCCGACTTCGGCGGCGTCGAGCCCAGCTACAACTGTGCGCCCGGCCAGGAGCTTCCGGTGATCGCCGACGAGGATCCGACCGCCGCGACCCGGATGGAGTGGGGGCTGACGCCCTCGTGGGCCGACGAGTCGTTCGGCCTGATCAACGCCCGCGCCGAGACGGTCCGCGAGAAGCGGAGCTTCGCCGACGCCTTCGAGCGGCGGCGGTGTCTCGTCCCCGCCGACGGCTTCTACGAGTGGGTCGACGGCGGCGGGCCGGACGGCCCCGGCGACCACGGCGGCTCCGGCGACCCCGGGAAGACCCCCTACCGCGTCGCGTTCGAGGACGACCGACCGTTCGCGATGGCGGGCCTCTACGAGCGGTGGGAGCCCCCCGAGCCCGAGACGACGCAGACCGGCCTCGGGGCGTTCGGCGGCGGGTCGGACGACGGCGGCGAGGGCGACGAGTCGGACGGGCCCGTGGAGACGTTCACGATCGTGACCACCGAGCCGAACGACCTCGTCGCCGACCTCCATCATCGGATGGCGGTGATTCTCGATCCGGGCGAGGAGGAGACGTGGCTCCGCGGCGACGCCGACGAGGCCGCCGCGCTGCTGGACCCCTACCCGGCCGACGAGCTGACGGCGTACCCGGTGTCGACGCGGGTGAACTCGCCCGGAGTCGACGCGCCGGAGCTGATCGATCCGGTCGCCGATAAGTAA
- a CDS encoding ribonuclease H-like domain-containing protein, which produces MRIENSFIPVEGVGETTERRLWREGVTTWRDFDPAVDVAGVGSTTADRIESFIAEALTRLDDGDAAYFDRAFPSGERWRLYENFREETCFFDIETTGLDEHRDRVTTVSFHRDGETTTLVAGDDLTADRLRERFADASLLATFNGARFDVPFLETSFGIEVDTPHLDLMYPCKRIGLSGGLKPIEKEIGIDRDRPDISGRDAVRLWREYERGDADALDTLVSYNREDTENLRTLADFVCERLHEDVFVGAAAER; this is translated from the coding sequence ATGCGCATCGAGAACAGCTTCATCCCGGTCGAGGGAGTGGGCGAGACGACGGAGCGCCGGCTCTGGCGCGAGGGCGTCACCACCTGGCGCGACTTCGACCCCGCCGTCGACGTCGCGGGCGTCGGCTCGACCACCGCCGACCGGATCGAGTCGTTCATCGCCGAGGCGCTGACGCGCCTCGACGACGGCGACGCGGCCTACTTCGACCGCGCGTTCCCGAGCGGGGAGCGCTGGCGGCTCTACGAGAACTTCCGCGAGGAGACCTGCTTCTTTGACATCGAGACGACCGGCCTCGACGAGCACCGCGACCGCGTGACGACCGTGAGCTTCCACCGGGACGGGGAGACGACGACGCTGGTCGCCGGCGACGACCTCACCGCCGACCGCCTGCGCGAGCGGTTCGCCGACGCCAGCCTGCTCGCGACGTTCAACGGCGCGCGCTTCGACGTCCCCTTCCTCGAGACCTCCTTCGGCATCGAAGTGGACACGCCCCACCTCGACCTGATGTACCCCTGCAAGCGGATCGGGCTCTCCGGGGGGCTGAAGCCCATCGAGAAGGAGATCGGGATCGACCGCGACCGCCCGGACATCTCGGGGCGGGACGCGGTCCGACTCTGGCGCGAGTACGAGCGCGGCGACGCCGACGCGCTCGACACGCTCGTCTCGTACAACCGCGAGGACACCGAGAACCTCCGAACGCTCGCCGACTTCGTCTGCGAGCGGCTCCACGAGGACGTGTTCGTCGGCGCCGCTGCCGAGCGATAG